The Streptomyces sp. NBC_00459 DNA segment ATCTCCTTGTCCCGGGTGAACGCCAGTGTCCCGAAGCCGAGTTGGTCGTATCCCCCGCTGTTGGGTCCGTAGTCACCGCCGCCGCCCTCGGGGGTCGCCCGGGCGGCGATCCGGGTCAGATAGGTGGCGGACAGGCCCCGGCGCTTGGTGTAGTGGTTGGCGATCATGGCCCAGATCGGGCGGGTCATCGCCGGGTCCACGCCGGCGGCACCGGTCGCGCTCTCGCTGCCCGACCAGCCGCCCACGGCACCCTTCCTGCGGGTGTTCGCCGTGTACGGCACCTCGCCTCCCATGCTCCACTTGGCCACGTACTGGGCGCCCTTGAGGAAGCGGCTGTCGTCGTAGCCGTACAGGTCGATGCCCTGGTTCCAGGCCATCTCGCAGACGGTGCCCATCAGGCCGACGCCGAGCAGCGCGTGCCCCTGGTCGCGGCCCGCCTCGACCCATTCGCCGAGCCCCTGGTCGTCGTACACGACCGGGATGGCGTTCTTGACGGAGCCCATGCCGGCGCCGTGCTTGAAGTACTCGACGGCCCGGTCGATCCTGGCGCGGTCGTCACAGAGGATGCCGATGGCCAGGACGCAGGCGATGGCCGTGAGGTCCCAGTTGGCCCAGTAGTTGGTGATGACGGCACCGTTGTGGTTGGCCAGGAAGTCCTCACTGAGCGGACAGAAGACGTCCAGCATCATCTTCTGGAAGCGGGCGAGGTCGAAGTCGGTGTGGTCGCGCACGAGTTCGGCCGCGTTGGCGAACTGGTAGCCGTACAGGCCCGCCGCGAGGAACCGGTCGGCGGAGCCCGCCACCGCGGTCAGCTTCGCCGACCAGGCGTTGAGGATCGCGACGGCGGTGTCCGCGTACGCGCTCTCACCGGTGACATGCCACCGCAGGGCGTTCTGATAGGCCGCGTGGATGTCGTTGTAGAGAATCGCGTAGTTCTGTGGAGATCCCGAACCCCGGTAGACCGTGGCCTGCGGGTTGGCCGTCCAGCCGCTCTGCGCATGGCGGTTGGCGGTCAGCCGTGCGAAGCCCGCCGTGTACGGCGCCGCACCGGCCTTCACCTTCTTCGCCATCCGGTCCAGATCCGTACGGGTGTGCAGCATGCCCGGGTGGACGAGACCGGCGCCGGCCGCGGTGGCCTGTGGGGCGGCGAGGGTCGTACCGACGGTGACGGCGCCCGCCGTCGCGCCGGTGAACTTCAACATGCCGCGACGGCTGATACCTGTGTTCAAAGCTCCGGTCCTTGGCTCTGGGGGGTGAGTTGCTCTCGGAGTTGCGGAGAGGAGACGCGTGCCGGGGCCGTCGATAACGAAAAGTGCGGTTGCCCGACCGTGGCGGGCGGCGGACATAATGTTCGGGTGACCTTCGCCTCACCTCCCCCCGATCTCACACCCAACTCCCCGTCCGCACAACGGTTTCCGGTGGTGATCGTGGGCGCGGGACCGGCCGGGCTCACCGTCGGGAACATCCTGCGGGCCGCCGGTATCGACTGCGTGGTGCTGGAGACGGAGAGCCGGGAGTTCATCGAGCAGCACCCCCGGGCCGGCTTCATCGAGGAGTGGGCGGTACGCGCGCTCCAACAGCGGGGCCTGGCCGACACGTTGCTGGAGCGGGCCGGTACCCACACGACGTGCGAGTTCCGGTTCGGCGGTCGACGTCATCGCTTCGAGTACGCCGAGCTGTCGGGCCACCGCCACTTCGCCTATCCCCAGCCGCTGTTGGTGACGGACCTGGTGCGCGAGTACGCGGACGTGCGCGGCGGTGACATCCGCTTCAGCGTGCGGGACGTGCTCGTCCACGACCTCGACACCGACCGGCCGGCGGTGTCCTACGTCTCCGCGGAGTCAGGCCAACGGGAGTACGTGCAGGGCGAGTTCATCGCCGGATGCGACGGGGCACGCGGGGTGACCCGTACGGCGATTCCGGCGGCGCACACCCGTGTCGCGCGGCACGACTACGGCGTCGGCTGGCTGGCCCTTCTCGCCGAGGCGCCGCCGTCCAACGACTGCGTGATGTTCGGCATCCATCCGCGCGGCTTCGCCGGGCACATGGCCCGGGGCCCCGAGGTCACCCGCTACTACCTGGAATGCCCGCCCGGAGACGACCCGGAGAACTGGCCGGACGAACGCGTCTGGGCCGAACTGCACGAACGGCTCGGCGCGTTGGGCGCACCACCGCTCAACGAGGGCCGTCTGATCGAGAAGCGCGTCCTCGACATGCACAACTACGTGGTGGAACCCATGCAGTTCGGGCGGCTGTTCCTGGCCGGCGACGCGGCCCATCTCACCGCGCCCATCGCCGCCAAGGGAATGAACCTCGCCCTCCACGACGCCTTCCTGCTCGGCGACGGACTCGTCGACTACCTCACGAAGGGCGACCCCGACGCGCTCAACGACTACTCGAAGGCGTGTCTGCGGCGCGTGTGGCAGTACCAGGAGTTCTCCCTGTGGCTGTCCGACATCTATCACGGGGCGTCGTCGGGCGACCCGTTCCGCTCCGGCACGACCCTGGCCCGTCTCCGCCGTATCCTCAGCTCCCCCGCGGCCGCAGCGGCTTTCGCCGACGTGTACATCGGCAAGGACGCCGACCACTGACCCCGGAATACGCGACGACCTGTACCTGCCGCGGGCTCACCAGCCCACGGCCTGCGGTCAGTTGATGCCCAGCCCGGCCACCACCACGGCACCGGGAAGCTCGGCGAACACCTTCCCCGGCACCAGCAGCTTGCCGCGCCGCGCCCGCTGCCGACCAGCACCCAGGGAAGGTCGATGACGGCCGGGTCGACCAACAGGGGCCAGGTGTCGGGGAGTCCGATCGGCGTGATGCCTCCGTACTCCATGCCGCTCTCCCCGACGGCCGTGTCCATCGACGCGAACGACGCCTTGCGGGCGCCGAGTGAGTTCGTCTAGGCAGTCCGGGGCGGGGGTGGCGGTGTCGAAGTCTCCGATGGGGGCGCGTATGACGGCACGCCGACAGCCGTGGGCCGCCGGTCCGGCCGGGCGTCTCAGCTCACCGGCGGGACCGACACCGACATCAGCATCTCCAGCGGTTCGGCGCCGTCATTGCCGTATGTGTGGGGGACGTTGGCCTCGAAGGTGGCACTCGCGCCCGTCGGGACACGGTGTTCGACTCCGTCGACCGTGAGCGTCAGTTCGCCCGCCGTGACGTGGAGGATCTCGAACGTGCCCGCGGGGTGCGGGTCGGAGGGGCTGCTGTCGCCGGGCATGAGGTGCCAGTCCCACAGCTCCAGCGGTCCCGGTGCCTCGGTGCCCGCGAGGAGCCGGTTGTAGCTGCCGGCGTCGGTGTGCCACAGCCGTACGGCCTGGTCGGCGGCGATGACGCGGACCTTCGGGCCCTGTTCGTGGTCGAGCAGGGTGGTGATACTGACGCCGAGCGCGTCACCGATCTTCACGACCGTGCCGAGGCTGGGGTTGGTGCGGGCCTGCTCGATCTGGATGAGCATCCCGCGGCTGACCCCGGCACGGGCGGCGAGCGCCTCCAGGGTGAAACCGCGCTCGGCGCGCCAGCGCTTCACGCTGCGCGCCAACGACTGGGTCAGCAGGTCGAGGTCCGACAACGTTCCGTCCAAGTTCTCGTCCGACACTCTTGTCTTCGGCCTTGTCTTCGGTGCCTCATCCTGCCGCACTCTCCTGAGTGCAAGATTTTGAATGACAAAGTTCAATTTCTTGCACTACCGTGTGGTGCACCGAACTGTTCACTCCACTGTACTGCGAGGCGTCCTCATGACCGCATTCTTCGCCCTGGTCACCAGCCTGCTCTGGGGGCTGGCCGACTTCGGCGGCGGCCTGCTGACCCGGCGTGTGCCCGCGTTGACGGTGGTCGTGGTCTCGCAGTCGATCGCGGCGGTCGTGCTCGGCACGATCGTGGTCCTGACCGGCGGCTGGAGCGAGGCAGGTCCGAGGCTCTGGTTCGCGGTCGCCGCGGGCGTCGCCGGACCGGTGGCCCTGCTCTCCTTCTACAAGGCACTCGCCCTCGGCCCGATGGGGGTCGTCTCCCCGCTCGGCTCCCTCGGCGTCGCCGTGCCCATCAGCGTCGGGCTCTTCCTCGGCGAGCGTCCCGGGCTGCTCCAGTTCGCGGGGATCGCGGTCGCCGTGGTGGGGGTCGTGCTCGCGGGCGGACCGCAGCTCAGGGGCGCGCCCGTACAACGGCAGGCGATCCTGCTCAGCCTGCTCGCGGCATTCGGCTTCGGCACGGTGTTCGCCCTGATCGCGGAGGCGTCGACCACGCTCACGGGGCTGTTCCTCGCCCTCTTCGTGCAGCGCGTGACGAACGTGGTTGTCGGCGGCGCCGCGCTGTACGTCTCGGTCAGGCGTGGCGGCGCCGCCCTTCCGGCGGGCGGCTTCCCCTGGCGCATGCTGCCCGCGCTCGGCTTCGTCGGCCTCGCCGATGTCGCCGCCAACGGCACCTACTCGATCGCCGCCCAGCACGGCCCGGTCACCGTGGCCGCCGTCCTCGCCTCGCTCTACCCGGTGGTCACCGCCCTGGCGGCACGCGGATTCCTCAGCGAACGCCTGCGCGCGGTCCAGGCGGCCGGCGCGGGCCTGGCGCTCGTGGGCACGCTCCTGTTGGCGACAGGCTGAACGGGCAGCCCCGAAGGGGCGCCCTTCAGGGGCGCGGGGAACTGCGCGACAAGCCCCCACCGAACCCGCGGAGTCCACACCGCACTACCCGCGGAGCGTCAGGCACCGCTCACCGCCGGATCAGGACTCGGCCCGGTCCGCGGCGCGTCCCAGCTCCGCCAGCCGCGCCACAGCCCCCTCGTCCAGCTCCGCCAACGCCCGCAGCTGGTCCGGGGTGGTCCCCTCCGGTATCGGTGTGGGGGCCGGTGTCCGCAGCGGTGGCCGCCAGCCCCCGGCCGGCGTCCAGCGGCGTACGACCCTGGCCGGAGCCCCCGCCACCACCGAGTGGTCGGGCACCGTCCCGCGGACCACCGCACCGGCAGCCACCACCACGTTCCGCCCGATCCGCGCTCCCGGCAGGATCACCGCGCCGGTGCCGATCCAGCAGCCCGGGCCGATCTCCACCGGCTCCATGCGCGGCCACTGCTTGCCGATGGGCTCGTGCGGATCGTCGTACGAGTGGTTGGTGGACGTCACGTACACGTAGGGGCCGAAGTAGCAGTCGCTGCCGATGGTGACCGTCGTGTCGGCGATGACATGGCTGCCGCGGCCGAGGACGACGCCGTCGCCGATGCGCAGGATGGGGTCAGGGCCGAGGTCGAGGTCCGGCATCAGGCCCGCCGTCAGGGTCACCTGCTCGCCGACGATGCAGTGGGAGCCGAGTTCGATCCAGGGTTCACCGAAGACGGTGCCCAGCGGGAAGGCGAGCCTGGTACCTGTTCCCATCGCCCGGAAGGCCAGCCGCCCGGGGTTCTCGGCGGTGACGGAGCCCGTGCGCTGCACCCAGGCCCAGCCCGCGTGCACCGCGCGCTGCGCCAGCCGACGCCGCCATGACGAGAACGTGTTCTTGGGCTTGGGCACCCGCACACCGTACTCACGGCCGAGCGGGCCCAGCATGCCGCACACCTGTGATCTTCGCCCCACGGCGGGTGGCGTACGGTCTGACGTACTTGAGGACCAGGAGGCGAAATGACGCACAAGGCGTTGGTCACCGGCATCGGCGGCAGGGAACCGAAGCTGGACGGGGACGTGTTCGTGGCGCCCACGTCCTCGGTGATCGGGGACGTGACCCTTCAGGCGGGTGCGAGCGTCTGGTACGGGGCGGTGCTGCGCGGCGACGTCGAGCGGATCTCCGTCGGCGCCCGGAGCAACATCCAGGACAACTGCACGCTGCACGCCGATCCGGGCTTCCCCGTGACCATCGGCGAGCGCGTCTCCGTCGGCCACAACGCGGTGGTGCACGGCGCGACGGTCGAGGACGACTGCCTGATCGGCATGGGCGCGACGGTACTGAACGGCGCGGTGATCGGCGCGGGATCCCTGGTGGCGGCACAGGCACTGGTACCGCAGGGCATGCAGGTCCCGCCGGGTTCACTGGTGGCGGGGGTGCCGGCGAAGGTACGCCGGGAGCTGACCGAGGAAGAGCGCCAGGGTGTGACTCTCAACGGCACGCACTACGCGGAACTGGCACAGGCCCACCGTCAGATCCACGAGTAGGGCACCTGCCCAGGGGTGCGGGCCGTGTCGATCTGCGGACCCGCGCCCTACGTCACTCCGCAGCCCCCACGGTCTCCACTTCCGCTTCCGCTTCCCGCGAAACGGACTTCGCCTTGCGCTTGAGCACCAGCATCGAGGTCAGACCGATGAGCACGGCCAGGACCAGCCCGAGCCACGAGAACCGCTTCAACCACGACTCGGCGACGACCCCGACGTAGTAGATGACGGCGGTCGTCCCGCCCGCCCAGACGATCCCACCGAACACGTTGGCGATCAGGAACTTCCAGTAGGGCATGTGCAGCACACCCGCCAACGGCCCCGCGAAGATCCGCAGCAGTGCGACGAAGCGGCCGAAGAAGACCGCCCACATGCCCCACTTCTCGAAGGACCGCTCGGCGGTGGCGATGTGTCCCTCCCCGAAGTGCCTGGGGAACTTGGCCCCGAGCCAGGCCAGCAGCGGCCGACCGCCCTTGCGGCCGATGGCGTAGCCGATCGAGTCACCGATGATCGCGCCGGCGCTCGCGCACGCGCCGAGGACGAACGGGTCGATCTCCCCGTGCTGGGAGGCGAGCAGCGCGGCGGAGACCAGAATGATCTCGCCCGGCAGCGGAATGCCCAGGCTCTCCAGCCCGATGACCAGTCCCACCAGCGCGTAGATGCTGACCGCGGGGATCGTCTCCAGCCATTCCTGCACGTGCAACGCCGGTTTCCTTCCGATCTCGCCGTACGCCCGGCACGTCTGCGTCCCCGGCGTGCGCCCGGCCCCGGGCGCACGCCGAAAGCCTACCGGGTCAGGGTGACACCGAGGACTCCTGCGCAGCCCACGGATCGCACTGGTGTTCCTGTGCGGTGGTCACGCCGAGGGCGTTCCCGCCTGTCCCGGCAGACGGTCCGGTACTGGGGCTCCTTCCTGCACGGTGGCCGACAATGACTCGTGTCAGTCATCTGGGCATCAGCACACTGACAACCCCCTTGATCGAGCCGACCGCCTGGACCACCGAGCCGGCGACCGGCTCCATCGCACCCTGCGGCTGCGGCGGCAGGGCCGCCGCCGGAACGGGCGCGGACTGCTCGTTGCTGTCGTCCGTGACGTACCGGGTCTGGAACTGCTGGTCCGAGGAAGCCTCGGGTGAGGGTGAGGGCGCGGGCGACCCGCCGGATCCCGGAGTCCCGTCTCCCGCATCGAGCTCGGGCCCCTGCTGCTTGCCTTCCGGACCGCCCTTCCCCTTTTCCTTCTGCCGCGGTCCGGACTCGCCGTTCTTCGCGTCCTTGTCGCCGTCCTGCCGGACGCCCTTCTCGGCGGAATCGTCGGGCGCGGACGACTTGGAGGCGAAGGCCCAGATCTCCTCCGCCGTCCCGGACCTCGTTTTGACCACCACGTCCGCGCCGGCGCGGAACGAGACGGGCGCGACGGCCAGTTCCTCGCGCCAGCGGGGCAGCAGTTCGCCCTGGAAGGTGATGTCGTAGCGAACGTCGTCGGCGTGGGACCCGACGCAGCCGGAGAGAACCACGTTTCCGTCACCGGCGTGGGAGTCGAGGCACAGGCTGGGGTCGGCGAGGCTGCGCAGGAGTCCGTCGTACTCGTACGACCACTGCTGGGTCTCGGCGGCCGAGCACACGGCCAGCCGCGTCCCGGAGCCGGCCACTACCCGGTCACCCTGGATGTCCAGGCACAGGTTCGTGGCGACGTGGCGCAGCCTGCCGCGTTCCGACTCACCGGGATAGGCGGCAGGGGTGGCCGGCGGCGAGCCGTCGGCCTGCGGCCGGGAGGCCGACCCGTGGTCGTCGGGGCTCGGGGAGTCGGTGTCCGGGGCTGCCGAGTAGCCGCTCGCCATGCCCCAGGTGGCCGTCGGCATGGTGCTCTCGCCCGTCCAGTTGCGGGCGCCGAGCACGCTCGCGAGCAGCGCGAAGGACATGGCGCCGACTCCGACAGCCACGGCACGCCTCCGCCTTCCCGGGAGGACGAACCGCTCGTCGGGCAGCGGGAGATGGGCCATGAGCCGATGGCGGCCACCGGCGCGTCCGCCGCCCCGGCCGGCCGGGCCGCGGGGAGAGGCACCCTGGCCGCCGCGCCCCGGGCGGGAGTCGAGATAGCGCCGGGCTCCCCAGCCGAGCACCGCCTCGGCGAGGAGAGTGCCGAGTTCGCCCTCGAAATAACCGAGTTGCTCGGCGGCGTGCCGGCAGTGCGGGCACGTCAGCAGATGCTGCTCGACATCGGGCAGCAGGGCACCGCCGCGTCGGATCGAGACATCGAGGAGGCGGTTGTAGAAGCGGCATTCATTGGTCGGCGCGAGTTCGCGATGGGCACGTACACAGGTGGAGCGGAATTGCTCGCGGGCCTGCTCAAGTGCCGCCGAAGCGCTTGTGGAGTCCACCCCCAACAGACCGGCCGTTGTGGAAATGGGCTCGGCCTCGACCTCGGTGTGCCAGAGCAGACACTGAGCCGCTCTCGGCAGGGCACGGAATGACCGCTCGGCCAGTACCCGCTTTTCGGATGTCCGTGCCCTCGCCGCGCGTAGACCACGCGCGCCGGTGGGTTTGCGGAGTTCCGGGAGCACCACCGAAATACCGTCTTCGGCGGACCACTCCCGGACCGTCTCCCGTACCGCCACGAGGAGTTGGGGCCGCAGGGCCTGATTCGACTCGCTGCGCTCCAGCCGCCCGAACACCCGGTGAAAGGCCGACGTGGCCGCCATGCCGGCGAGGTCTCCCTCGGCCGCCAGACAGATGGCCGCATAGTCGTAGGTGGACTGCCAGTGCCGTGCCAGTAGCATCGCGACGGCGTACGCGCTCTCGCCCTCCACTCGCCCGCGCAGTTGGGCGGCGAGGTTCATGTCGGATTCAGCCGGGCTCGCCCCAGGACGAGGGGGGTAGGGCGGACGCGGGGGGTGAGGGGATTGCACAGACCCAATTCCTTCCAAGCCGCAGGACGGCACAAGCGAATTGCACATCCACGGGAAAGAGATGCGTGATTGGTGCGTACCTACGACTCGTCAGCTGTGGGACTTCGGGTCGACCGGCACACAATCCCGAGCGGGAAAAGGGGGTCTGACCTCCGCCCCCGCGCGAGTTGGCTCACACTCGCACACACGTCTCACCATAAACAAGCAGTCCGAGTGACCAAAGTTCAAAACGAAGAGAATTCAGATGTGTTACCGGCGGTATCCGCACCGGCATTCGAAATTGCACCCCGGTCGCCCGCCGAGTTGTGTGCATGAGCACCCGGATGGCACACACAATCTTCAACTTCCGGCCTCCTGGGGACGGTATGGGACGCAGCGCGTCGAGAGCGTCGCCGCGCAGCCGGGGCATCCAGGCCCAACCGCTCTACACCCTGAGGGAGTTGACCCCCGACACCGGCCGCCACAGCCGGATGGCGGCCCGAAGGACCACGACCCGGCAGGTCCGTGGACCTGCCGGGTCGTGGTGGGCCCCGAGAGCCGGTGAAGCACCGAGGGGAGGCCGTCAGCCGTTCGGACGGAGGGTCCAGATGACGGTCATCTCACCGGTGACGGCACCGTCCTCGCGCTGGATGGCGACGGTCACCGGGAACTCGGGGCGCTTGCCCTCGTCGAGTTCGGCGACGACCTCGGCGACCGGGCGACCGAGGGTCGCGATGGCCCTGACGGGGCCGAGCGCGATCTTCTTGAACGCGATCTCGGCGGTGACGGGCAGCGGTACGGCACGGGACAGCTGCTCACCGAAGGCCGCCAGGACGACAGCTCCACTGGCCGACTCCCCGAGCGTGAACATGGCGCCGGCGTGCGGTCCGCCGACATGGTTGCGGTACTCCTCCTGGTCCGGCAGAGCCAGCACGGCCTTCTCCGGAGTGGTCTCCAGATACTCGAGGTTCAGCGTGCGAACCATCGGCACCGTGGCGGTGAGAAGTTCACCGAT contains these protein-coding regions:
- a CDS encoding alginate lyase family protein — encoded protein: MLKFTGATAGAVTVGTTLAAPQATAAGAGLVHPGMLHTRTDLDRMAKKVKAGAAPYTAGFARLTANRHAQSGWTANPQATVYRGSGSPQNYAILYNDIHAAYQNALRWHVTGESAYADTAVAILNAWSAKLTAVAGSADRFLAAGLYGYQFANAAELVRDHTDFDLARFQKMMLDVFCPLSEDFLANHNGAVITNYWANWDLTAIACVLAIGILCDDRARIDRAVEYFKHGAGMGSVKNAIPVVYDDQGLGEWVEAGRDQGHALLGVGLMGTVCEMAWNQGIDLYGYDDSRFLKGAQYVAKWSMGGEVPYTANTRRKGAVGGWSGSESATGAAGVDPAMTRPIWAMIANHYTKRRGLSATYLTRIAARATPEGGGGDYGPNSGGYDQLGFGTLAFTRDKEIARVSASPGPSAGGESVSAGEADASPSAGPTAQGGKGEDLAATGTTDVVAWTAATGVTALAGGLLLLRRRGRAGGPAQ
- a CDS encoding 4-hydroxybenzoate 3-monooxygenase, encoding MTFASPPPDLTPNSPSAQRFPVVIVGAGPAGLTVGNILRAAGIDCVVLETESREFIEQHPRAGFIEEWAVRALQQRGLADTLLERAGTHTTCEFRFGGRRHRFEYAELSGHRHFAYPQPLLVTDLVREYADVRGGDIRFSVRDVLVHDLDTDRPAVSYVSAESGQREYVQGEFIAGCDGARGVTRTAIPAAHTRVARHDYGVGWLALLAEAPPSNDCVMFGIHPRGFAGHMARGPEVTRYYLECPPGDDPENWPDERVWAELHERLGALGAPPLNEGRLIEKRVLDMHNYVVEPMQFGRLFLAGDAAHLTAPIAAKGMNLALHDAFLLGDGLVDYLTKGDPDALNDYSKACLRRVWQYQEFSLWLSDIYHGASSGDPFRSGTTLARLRRILSSPAAAAAFADVYIGKDADH
- a CDS encoding helix-turn-helix domain-containing protein — its product is MSDLDLLTQSLARSVKRWRAERGFTLEALAARAGVSRGMLIQIEQARTNPSLGTVVKIGDALGVSITTLLDHEQGPKVRVIAADQAVRLWHTDAGSYNRLLAGTEAPGPLELWDWHLMPGDSSPSDPHPAGTFEILHVTAGELTLTVDGVEHRVPTGASATFEANVPHTYGNDGAEPLEMLMSVSVPPVS
- a CDS encoding EamA family transporter; its protein translation is MTAFFALVTSLLWGLADFGGGLLTRRVPALTVVVVSQSIAAVVLGTIVVLTGGWSEAGPRLWFAVAAGVAGPVALLSFYKALALGPMGVVSPLGSLGVAVPISVGLFLGERPGLLQFAGIAVAVVGVVLAGGPQLRGAPVQRQAILLSLLAAFGFGTVFALIAEASTTLTGLFLALFVQRVTNVVVGGAALYVSVRRGGAALPAGGFPWRMLPALGFVGLADVAANGTYSIAAQHGPVTVAAVLASLYPVVTALAARGFLSERLRAVQAAGAGLALVGTLLLATG
- a CDS encoding acyltransferase gives rise to the protein MPKPKNTFSSWRRRLAQRAVHAGWAWVQRTGSVTAENPGRLAFRAMGTGTRLAFPLGTVFGEPWIELGSHCIVGEQVTLTAGLMPDLDLGPDPILRIGDGVVLGRGSHVIADTTVTIGSDCYFGPYVYVTSTNHSYDDPHEPIGKQWPRMEPVEIGPGCWIGTGAVILPGARIGRNVVVAAGAVVRGTVPDHSVVAGAPARVVRRWTPAGGWRPPLRTPAPTPIPEGTTPDQLRALAELDEGAVARLAELGRAADRAES
- a CDS encoding gamma carbonic anhydrase family protein; the encoded protein is MTHKALVTGIGGREPKLDGDVFVAPTSSVIGDVTLQAGASVWYGAVLRGDVERISVGARSNIQDNCTLHADPGFPVTIGERVSVGHNAVVHGATVEDDCLIGMGATVLNGAVIGAGSLVAAQALVPQGMQVPPGSLVAGVPAKVRRELTEEERQGVTLNGTHYAELAQAHRQIHE
- a CDS encoding DedA family protein codes for the protein MHVQEWLETIPAVSIYALVGLVIGLESLGIPLPGEIILVSAALLASQHGEIDPFVLGACASAGAIIGDSIGYAIGRKGGRPLLAWLGAKFPRHFGEGHIATAERSFEKWGMWAVFFGRFVALLRIFAGPLAGVLHMPYWKFLIANVFGGIVWAGGTTAVIYYVGVVAESWLKRFSWLGLVLAVLIGLTSMLVLKRKAKSVSREAEAEVETVGAAE
- a CDS encoding RICIN domain-containing protein yields the protein MNLAAQLRGRVEGESAYAVAMLLARHWQSTYDYAAICLAAEGDLAGMAATSAFHRVFGRLERSESNQALRPQLLVAVRETVREWSAEDGISVVLPELRKPTGARGLRAARARTSEKRVLAERSFRALPRAAQCLLWHTEVEAEPISTTAGLLGVDSTSASAALEQAREQFRSTCVRAHRELAPTNECRFYNRLLDVSIRRGGALLPDVEQHLLTCPHCRHAAEQLGYFEGELGTLLAEAVLGWGARRYLDSRPGRGGQGASPRGPAGRGGGRAGGRHRLMAHLPLPDERFVLPGRRRRAVAVGVGAMSFALLASVLGARNWTGESTMPTATWGMASGYSAAPDTDSPSPDDHGSASRPQADGSPPATPAAYPGESERGRLRHVATNLCLDIQGDRVVAGSGTRLAVCSAAETQQWSYEYDGLLRSLADPSLCLDSHAGDGNVVLSGCVGSHADDVRYDITFQGELLPRWREELAVAPVSFRAGADVVVKTRSGTAEEIWAFASKSSAPDDSAEKGVRQDGDKDAKNGESGPRQKEKGKGGPEGKQQGPELDAGDGTPGSGGSPAPSPSPEASSDQQFQTRYVTDDSNEQSAPVPAAALPPQPQGAMEPVAGSVVQAVGSIKGVVSVLMPR
- a CDS encoding DUF4442 domain-containing protein; this translates as MSIGELLTATVPMVRTLNLEYLETTPEKAVLALPDQEEYRNHVGGPHAGAMFTLGESASGAVVLAAFGEQLSRAVPLPVTAEIAFKKIALGPVRAIATLGRPVAEVVAELDEGKRPEFPVTVAIQREDGAVTGEMTVIWTLRPNG